The Carassius gibelio isolate Cgi1373 ecotype wild population from Czech Republic chromosome A19, carGib1.2-hapl.c, whole genome shotgun sequence genome segment TGTGGTGCTTAGGTTGAAGATGCAGGTTCCAATCTCTCCTGAGGACTACATGTCTCCAGCCATTTTCCATAGCTATTtttgatatatactgtatacacacacattggAAAGAAGTCCCGTGCTaatggtgcatttatttgatcaaaataacagtaaaataacaatattgggaaatatttgGAGTGATGTTTCATGtattgtgaaatgtgtgtgtgtgtgtgtgtgtgtagacattGAAATTGTTACAAAATTTCCTGGTTTAGTACAGAAGCATCGATCTTCTTCTTTTACCACCACAATTTGAGTCCCTCGTATTTGTGTatcatgtatgtttgtgtattttacatGGGTTAAAGATATGTGACATCTACTCCTAAATATATTAGATAAAGATAAATTAGATAAAGATGTTTCCTCTCACTTTCAGTCACTCCTTTCTCTTATTCACATTCTGTTCAGTCATTGCCAAGCGCATCAGAAGTGTGATGAAAACGTAAGTCACACTCCCTTCCTCTGTGTGATGATGTCAGAGTGTTTGTGCATCACAAGAAAGTCCTTGTTTTACACACAGTGATGGGGGAATTGCACTTAAGAAGTCATCTTTGTATATTTCCATCTACAAGAAGAAGGACTCATAATTTGAAATAGATTATTACTATAGCAAACTTTTGCCACTGCTGACACCTCTGAATCACAGCTTTTTATACCACAAACATTTATTCTTAGAAAGGGATAAAGGAATGGAGGTGTAACACTTTTAGTAGAGACAAAACAGTGAATGGGTTAAGGGTCATGGAACAATAACAATGGCGCTTACGCTGCGAGAAAAGTCCTGTGATGTTGTCACAGGTGACCAGAGCCTGATTCAGACTCACTGATGATGACAGATGCTTGGATCATGTTTGaaaaatgtgtgtgagagagcaatTCCGTCTCTGTGAAGCCATAGTGAGACATGCTGTCATAGTAGACTGCAATGACTAAAACTTACCTGTCCGGGCATGTTGGGCTACATCACTCAAAATATTAGAAGAAGTAGCTGGACATTTCGGTCATTCACTGTTTTCGCAATTTCACTTTGCTCAACTGGAAATAATGTAGTTTTGCTAAACATTACAATTGTAGGCCACAAAAGAGATTAGGGTCAGTAACGAGTTATGAAATCCACCGCCTTGCAATTGTTTTGGGATTCCCCTTCATTCACAGATTTAGGACTTTTTGGACTGTAATTTTAAACCTTCCTCCTGGCTCAGTGCCTAAGAAACACATCCTGGTAGGAATGATATGCTTTTACCTGCGTATAATATTTCCTTGTTCAAAAGAATAGAACAAAACagagacaaagacaaagacaaaaaacaaaaaatatttatggtTGTAACAGTATCCTATAGTGaccaaaaatataatacattgaaattgaatacattgaaaatataatacattatatgatttaattaaaatatcattttatctTCAAGTGAAACAACATTCTGGTGATGTAAATCAACgcattaaaatcagcttcaatCCAGAAAACAAATGATGGATTATTTTTTGATACACATCtttttttgacacacacacacacacacacacacacacacacacacacacacatatatatacatacatacatatatatatatatatatatatataagagtgGGGAGTTTATCAGATGGCATCAAGTTCATTAACACTTTAATTGTCACCCCGTCCTGAATACGGGACGCCTACTTTACTTcattatattacaatcaaatctaatctaatcttgacaaactatatatcgttggaaaggtctaagactcccaaatatatattttaccaattttttttattattatttaggaaacgtaatagattaatttatgacaagagtgcaacctcaaaaatctacattataacaggtgttttgacctttgtttaaaaaaagaaagacgtCCTTGTTACCTTTTTCtatatcacattttagaaatcatcagaaattatgtATCAAGTggtcctttaaaacccattttaaaatcagacattgcattaccatgtaaatggtacatcaatatcatgttacaaaactTTTTcaatcatgaattataaaaaaatttaggtttgcatcatgcacattcaagtctatcttcaaaaacgtgagtgacagttaaggggttcaTTAACAAAGGAAAGGATGTTGTTTCAGCTTGATCATGCAATACTTTTAGGAATTTTAACACCTCAAAGGATCCACCCACTTGGGCTAAAAATAGCTTGCCTTCTGGTGTAAACGCATCTCAATATGAAACAATGAACTTCTGCCTACAGAGCATTAACAATCCACCTCCCCGCCCCAGTGCTATGAAAAGACTGCTGTGTCAATGAATATGATGCAACTTCCGAAGCAGAAGAATGGTTCGCCTGGACAAAGCATGCACTTCTAAACGTTCAATGAGGTGCATGACTCCAGCAAAAGATTCAAATTTTCTGTGGTGAGTAACATTTTTCCCACTTTCTTTTTGGGAAGGGTACTAAGGTGTGTTCTCCATCCACCTGTTGCATCTGAGAAGATGATATCATCATCATGGGATCAACCAAATCCAATACTATTTTATCACAATTATCCATTGGACATGTCCCTTTCACTGGAAATGAATCACTTTTACAATGACATCACAcaacattactaaataaataaatagatagattaaaaaaaaaaaaaaaaaaaaaaaaagggctgtGAAAATACTAATAATGGATATTTATACATATAGGGCTTTCACACTAAACCAAGAGTTATCATCGTTCTAAACCctcatattaaaggggtcatataatgcgatttcaatttttcctttcgtTACAAGCTCTtgcaaagttgcaaagacttaaaTTCAAAGGGATATTCTAAAAGTTGAGGCTtctccacgccctcctaaaaacacctcgtttaaacacacccccacacttctacatcactgtgtggcaTGTATTGCTTAActccgcccaaatgttcatgcgtAACTATAAGTGTAACTTTAATAAaaagtgtaacttttattctcactgtagtattgCTGTTGCCgccgccgccatgttgtggagatgctgtgtgttttgttgtgaaagtgaaactacttagtttggccttccaaaaggtTGAATTCAAGACTCACCCTCATGAAAGAAGAATCAACTGTGACGATGAGCAcatatcaggatcaactaaaagttgggttttcaaaagtatgtgaaatatttaaagttcgcagcatagaatctttaaaatacgtccgagagttttacacactgttattgtggcgacatttccacgcccCGAAACATGACGctgaatgaaacaaactgtgattggttgacatgtcggtcaaacggcctcatggatGGGCCTAGGCCAATGAAAGCTGAAATGGATTCCAAACCCTTAGCCGTCAGTCTGAAGGTATGGCTACGCAAGACTAATAATGACCCAGCAGGAATAGCtatttcaagtgtgaaaagccctATGCGTAATCTATCACTGCATACTAAGTAGACGATACCAGACCACAAGATTCTAGGCTACTCTGACCACTTCCTGAAGAGGTACAGGATATGACCTTGTCATTTCTCTTATCATACCAGTCTCTCTTTTCCTCACAGTCATGGGCCAAACAAAAAAGGAAGACATAAGAATGAGTGGGTGGTGGAGAAAATGAAAGAACGATGAGGAATGAATGCACATATAGATTCAGGCATGAGGCCTCTTGTGTATACTGGATGTCTGAGTGGAAATAACAGCATGATGTGTCAGAGGAGGCCAAGTGTGTAGACATAGGCCAAGTGGGTAGACATAGGTAGGGGGGATTCAGATCTCCTAGATTAGTTTGTGAGTATATTATGTCTGTGTTCTGTCGTGAATTGCACCTAATTTGTCTAAACAAATTGTTTTAAAGCATCTCATCTCTGTGGCATTTCCCTATGGCAAACTGTAATTTGATATGACTGAATTCTTGTCTGTGTATATATCTCATGCATATGAAAGATAACCTGTCTAATCATGGAAACAAAGTAGTAAGTATCAGATTATgagataaataaaaagaaaaacgtcATCTTCTGGATGTAGAGTCTTTTACATACATTACCAGAGATGCTTAATATAAGGTGGTTTATGTGGCACACAAACTACactaaaatagaaattaaaattaGGAACATAAGGGGCTGGAGGAATCGAGTTGGCAGAATTAACAAAAACTCTCgagttcttcagaaaaaaaaaaaagatatgtttaGTGAGGGGGTGTGTAggtctacaatttttttttttttccttgaatgTGAGTGACTCACAGTTGTGTGTCATGGACCATACTATAAAGGAGAACCCTTTCACTAGTCCTAATGTTAGTAGAGTGATAGCACAAAGTTTGTACACTGTGTTTACTACTCGTGGTTTGGGATTACCATGAAATGTAAGTACTTTTATCTTTCTTTAAATTAACTTTACAGCACATGGATGGGAATGTGTTTAAGTGAGGGCAAACATGGAAATTGTAGAGGGTGGATCTATGGTGTGTGGGTGTTTTAGCTATCAATAAATTCTGAATGAAATGTCTTTTCAGAGTAGGTACCAAAATAACCACTCAATCTAGTTAAGCAGCTTGGCTTGTCAACCTCAGTCTAATTCAGTTGATGTAAGTGATGGGTGCTGTGTCATTTAAATGacaaatgcaatatttaaaaaatgtaaagcataTTGTGTTAAACACTTTTAAGAAgttatttaaattcattatttttatgataGTCAGGGTTGTAACCACCATGACACTTAAAATTACGATTAGTTCTCCACTGATATGGGTTTTTCAATGCTTAAATTATTAGTTACGTTGGGTCTTCAAATCATGTTCTGCATTCTTGATAACAGGTCACATTAAGGTCAAGGGTCAAGGGTATTTTCTCCTAATCAAGTCTTTGAAGATTTTTAACCTACTAAGACTCATTTACTACTCATTTAAATCagctagtttatttaattttattaaatatgatgcAATATGATATAATTCAAGACTAAATTTGTTGACTAAACaaaggaaaatgagaaatgttgcctcaaactacatatatatatatataaaataacttaaatttaacttaaaattaccaaaactgaaatggaaatcaaaactaaaatttgtgaaaacctgaaaaaaaaaggttattcagatattcaaatatatactaaaatattaaatgggtaatattaaaataatactgatTTAAGGTCAAGATTTCAGGGTTTTGTAAAGCTGCTGCAGGATCAGTTGTAACCTCAGTCTTTAAACATTCTTACACTGCTTTTGCATGATAACTTCCACTTTTAAAATATGCACACATATTGAATTATTGCATCATCAATAAGCTCATTTACTGAACACTCCAACAGAATAAAGCTAAAGCTTTTTTTATTGTGCTATCAGTCTAAAAAGTTTAGACAGATGATGTCTGCAAGTGAATCAACAGCTGGTCCCAAGGCTAACTGAGTCAATGTGATCTTTGCATGCCTACCACGGTTTTTGATGGGGATCACCAGCATGCCATCAAATCTGCAGGGGTTGCACGCAATGGTTATCATTGACATGAACAATTTCTCCATGTAAAAAGATTTTAAAGGATGCTAATTGCGTAAATAGGCATTCATTTCCTTTTAATGCTTATCAAACTGTTAAATCACATTGTTATCACACATCTGCTGCATGTATTTGAAGGCCTACAATCTTCACACAGACTTCAGTCAAGGCTCATTTGAGTTTGCTATGACTAAAGACTGGCACATACATCAAACGGGCCAATTATTAGTGGGTAAAAGAACTACATTAGGcctattatatacattttcatgaaatgtattaaatgcCCCTCAAAGaattatgtaaatgtgtatatattcttGCTGTGGATTTTAATCAGAGAGTAATTCTGGAAAAACAGGTTGACACTGAACATTTTAGgatatttaattgaaaaataagtAAGGTCTTAGTCATAAGAAGAGGATGCATGTCTCATTCATTAAAATGTGAGTTTAAGGAAACAGATTTCTTGAAAGAACTCAGAACTGGAAAATTCCTGAATGTTGCGATTCATTTTCCACCAGTTTTACAGGTTTGGTGAGATTTTAGGATCTTGTCTCATGAGCTCAGGCTTAACAAGGGTTAAAAAGCTTTAGGCATGTCATCATGCACAATAAACATTATATCCGGAAAAAAATGCTGACTCACAGCCGTACCTCCAAACAGGTCCTCTCTTAATTTTGTCCAGTCAATGGGAAGTTGATCACAATCCCAGGAACTGATACAAATGCATGTCATACATTGGAAACTGTTGGGATGAATTTTTTCTCTTCTCCAAGTCATCCCATCAGGTGTAACCATTACAAACCAAGGAAGAACTCTCTGTTTTTATGGAGTAAAACAGCTGTCTGGGACATACACAGAATCACTTCTGACTCAGAGCAGCTGTTCAAATGACATTAATAAGAaatcctgatttttttatttttatttatgctgaCAGTGTCACCTGACTCCACCTTTCCCCTCATCGTCTTGATGACTTGTGCTGAGCTCTTCACCTTCGTCACAGCCCATTCCACTAATATACCACAAGGAAAACAGGGTCTGCAGATGCTGTATCAAGACATGAGCGTGCTGCTGAAATTAGTATCTCAAGAAAGGGATAGGGTAAGTACCAGTTCTTTAAGTAAATGCTTTTCTAATACATTTTAGGATTAAATgtcagaataaaatatatttttgctcaaTAAGCTTATTGTTTGTTCTATACAGAATGAGATGACAGACTTTGAACAATCACTCACATCTCTACCCTTGCTGAACTACAGAACAGAAGACCTGAAATCACTCGAGGTAGAACATCCACAtatatgcctgtttttttttctccatgtctatgaaagacagacagacagacagttagaACACACATCCTTTCACATCCCTCtttttaaagatagatagatagatagatagatagatagatagatagatagatagatagatagatagatagatagatagatagatagatagatagatagatagatagatagatagatagatagatagatagatagatatgatttGTGTGTAACATCTGACTCCGTCTGACCCACAGGTGAGCAGTACATTAGGACAGCTGTACTCTGGTATCAAATCCTTCAAGTTCCATCTTGACTGGATCCATCAAAAACAAGAAGAAATGGGGCTTGATTATCTTCAGACAAACAAACTTGATGATCGCATCCAAATCATCACCAAATTGGCACTCAAACAGGTTAAGATCCATTCAACACACCTACAGGAGGAAATGAAAcgatatttaaaaaagttatttaaacattcaaatgccaaaacataaaatgtacTTCAAATAGCATGAaagtacatttctttttttaaatatatttttggtaaatgcaaaaaaaaaaaaaaaaaaaagtgcagtatacagtatatatatatatattgattaaaaatatataaaaattttggtaaaaaaatatgaggtatgaaaaatgtaaaaaaaaaaaaaaatttatctctttaatattttttttttttaattaaagggaAAAGAGGTAAGAATTTGTTAAACAGAAATCTTCTAAACTTTCTTACAGATTGGGACGGCACCATCTGAACTGGTTTACCCTTCCCTGTCGCCTTTGAACACAGCCTGGAACTTGTACCAGGCCAATGTGGAGATCCTTGACAAACTGTATTTCTTTTGCAACTGGTACATTAGAGCACTGAGAGtcctgaaacacagacaacaGTGATCAACAGCATCATATGACACCAGTAGCCCTCATCTCATCTCCATGATGCCTGACTTGCCTTAATGTTTGACAAGCTGGAATGAATGTTCCAGCCTTTGTAAGTCATTCTCCATTTTGACAGTGTTCTCCGATTAACATTTCCTATGtatgttgttattttaattttattcttaatgtatttaatatttattgagcagTTCTTTGTTTACAGTTCTTTGTTTACAGTGATTTTATAGTAAATGAGAGAAGTAGCACTTAGGATCTAagatacataatatataaaatattaagtgttCCATTTCAATAAGGGAATTTGTATGCAAAAATCAGCTGCAGGCAGTTGCTTATAAGGACCATTAGGTGGCGCTTAGAAGCCAATTACTGTGGTTATCAATATGATTAATATGATTATacagtgtacatatatatatatatatatatatatatatatatatatatatatgtatatatatatatatatatatatatatatatatatgtgtgtgtgtgtgtgtgtgtgtgtgtgtgtgtgtgtgtgtacactgtatAATTAAATGCATCAACATTCAGTTGAATCAACATTCTTGTTGTACAACATAACTATCTTCCATTCAAATTTTAAGGTTAAGGTTAGACTTTAGATACAGTTGCCACTTAAACAGCATGGTGGTTAAAGCaactgtatacttttttttttttaccttgaaatatCAGTTTCAGAATAATTCTGAAGAGATAACTTACACCTTTTCAGGTTCCTCACAAACCTCTGTTCTGTATGTGATGAAATACCAGAGATTGTCTTAATATTGGGAGATGTGAGGGTCTGTAGTACTTACCATTGGAAAAAGCGTACAGCTAACTTGGATCACATGAGGCACCTCATACAATATCCTGTGGTCTCCTTCTCTGCGTAGTGCCAATGCagcagcattagcattagcattagctttTTCAGCTAAAGTTTGCAGGCTTGCCTTCCAGTGGCTCTATCATTCCAGTGAATGATGTTGATCCAGGCCTATTTGGCAAAAGTACAATAGATGGAAGATAAAATTGGGCATTCAACACAAAATAAGACCGAGTTTCATTAGGGCTACTGGATGCTGTTGCTGCTGCACCATGGGTTTTTGTGAGCATTGCTAAATGCAGTATTTTGAAATGCACTCAGATTGTATTTATTCCCTGTGATTATGTGCTTATTCTAAATTAAAGATGCCATCATATTTCAGAAATGCactgaaaacaagaaaaagaggcCTTACATGACTTGAAaaaactttgttattgttcatgatATATTCATCAGATTACAGTCAGGAAAATGGATTTACAAATGTATACAGCGCTTACAGTTGTGTTAATATCAGATAATTATTAGGTAAAATCATTCAGGTGAAGGGAAAAAGCACCTAAATTCCCTTTGTTTTAGCTTTGCAAGCCCATTGAGAGGAATGTGCTTCAGTTGTGTCCTGGATGTTGTTTatgtttcataattttttatatacatatttatatatttttttatttatatttttttgactatttaattgtttttgtcatttttttttaataaaattattttaaataaaacgttCACGCCTTTTTTTTACTTGAACTGCGTCAGCAACAACTGaacctttaataaaacaataatcccACCATCATCACATCATTTCTGATGTTCTGTATATAATCAGTTACATTaggattttaatatttgttcCTTAAATAAACTTGGGTGTCTTATTTGTAGGTTTGTAAATCATTTCCCCCGCCTCATCTGGCTGAGCATTTTCACAGATAGATGCGCTTAACTAGATCCAGACAGTTAAAAATTGCCAGTAATTGTGTAATCAACCATGAATGTCAAAATCTTTGTCATGATGACTAATATCAAACGCTGCAGAATAGGAACTGGATATGGATAAAAGATATGTCATATGACTGCGTGCGAGAGAGTTTAAAAAGCTGAAAAGTCAGGACTTGGCATGTCCTGCAGAAAGAGAGATCTGCAATATAAGCGTTTTGTGTACCACTCTCTCACAGCTGTTGGATTTGTCATGCTCCCTGAGCGAGAATTCGAACATGCTGGCCAGCATCATAACACATTCGTCAGATCCATgatacagaaaaacagataaaggGCTATTAATTGATTTTCATGATGCAATTAAATCAGATATTCCAGTATTTGCTGTAAACAAGGGGGGTTTggttaatcacacaaaattttaatattacactgaCAGCCTAAATAAGACATACAAAAAATACAGAAGGTACAAAATTTGAGAGCATTCATTTATTAACTAAAAAGGGTGGGGTGTATAGTGACAGTACAGTATAGTGCCAATTATACAAACTCTAGAGAACATACTGTCAGCAATGACCACCGTAACATTCAAAAGGAGGGGGAATGGCGGCGAGAGCGCATGTGAGTGACCATACTGGAGAATTTAGatagacacagagagagagagagagatagtataGAGAGACTATTGAACTGTATAAGCAGAGGACAGATGCAGTAGCAATCAGGACATGTACTCAGAAGCAAAAGAAACTGTAACCTGCGAGTTGATTTATGACTGGATGACCTGCTCTTACCTGTTTGACCTGCAGCTTTCAGTGACTAGAGTTTATGGACAGACTGATCAATAGGGAACTGCACCTCTAAATTCCCTTTCAGCCTTCAAACAGCAATTATGACAGTAAGTCTTTtcaattctttaaaaatgtctcTTCTATATGGATTGTGCAcagattttaaaagatttttaaatagcatgtaatgtaatttaaaagaagacatttattCATGGAAtatgggctgtgttctattccaTGGAGCCTTAGGCTTATATGTACACTGTCGTTCAAAAGTGAAGTAAGATTGTTCAAAGTTtcaaaaagaagtctcttacgtCCACCAAGGGATGCATATACTGTAAATGTGTAtagatgtttttaaaagttatagAAGGGTTAAATAGCACATACCTGAAAGTTTTTTTAGAACATTCTATGCAATTCAGTGATTTACAACATTCACAACTAATCCTGAAGAACTTAGATGTGCTGCCCATTCGGCTGTACTTGACAAGGGGTTAACCACACACAACTTCTGGAGAGCTGTCTGTCCTCACACAACTGATGCCCAACAGGTGCATCTTATCCCTCTTATGCAACACTGTCCCCCATCATCCCGAACTGCTACATTACTAAAGAGTGTAACCTTTCTGCTTTGGGACATGAAAACATACAGACTAAAAACCTAAAAACACCGAAAGAGCATCCAGTTCAAATACAAATGATTACATTCAATCATGCTACATGAATAAATGTTGATCAGTTACCAATACTATTACTGAACAGAACACCTAATCCTATGATGCCCGGCTGAAAAGCACAGCTGTCTGGGGACGGTTAAGATGTGTTGACAGAATAGCCAATTCTCAGAACTGAGCCCCTAATCAAAACTTTCGCTGTAGCGACCTTATAATAGTATGCAGTGACAGATCCCAGCAGTATATCGCTGATCCAGCCAGATCCCGTTCACTTTCAACGTGGCATTTTGTGGCGTTTGACAGCTAGTGAAACCTTGTTGACATGCTGCAAAAGGTagaaaacatcaacaaaaatgcCATGGGTATCAAAACTTTTGCATGCTAATTAGTAAATAGTGATGCTCTAATTTACTGTCTTTGAAATAAAGTGGGACAAAAAGGCATGCAAATTCTCCCTCAAATTACATTATGTGTTGAATGTTTGGCACATCCATCTGCAAAGCTAACTAGTTTTGCTTCTTACAGACTGCCACAAGACTACTGGATGAGCTGTGCCACCTAACGGCTCAGTCTCTAGAACCACTGGAGCCTTTAGATCACTTCCAACTTATTAAACTTCTTGGGGAGGGTTCATACGGAAAAGTCAAGTTAGCAGTGCACAAGAAAAGAGGTAAGTTATGTTGCTATTGTCTTTTTCTCATCTGATCTTATCCAAGCTATATCACATTTCTGGGAACTCTGCTAGAGTATAAGGTTTCCTTTTTTCTTTGCCTTTGACAATATCTCCATTATTCCTCCAAATTTCCATGGAATCTAGGAACCCCAATGGCCCTTAAATTCTTTCTGCGAGACAACACATCTCTTCTGTCATTTGTCAGGGAATATAACCTGTCTTTGGCCTTCTGCACCCACCCCTCACTTACCTCTGCTTTAGGCATCGCATTCTCCACTCCTACTCACTATGTGTTCGCCCAGCAACCTTGCCTCTATGGCGACCTCTATGATGCCATCGTTCCTGAGGTTGGTAAAACTTTAACATCATTTCCATGCCTCTTAAAGAGATAGAtcactttgaaataaaatgttggtatgttttagcttacctgaAGGGCATCCAAGATGACCTAAGACAAGAAACGAACGGTTTGTTTAagacgaacagtatttatatcgctTTTACCTCTAATACACAACCACAtccaagtgatctgagggcgcTTGCGCTTCCTGGTGTGTGTTCCTGTGCGCGTGTTCTGGATTGGTCTGCACAAGCACGGAAAGTGCCGGAAGTGTTATCTCGCGCATggacgtcactcattgtttactgtttaccacacaATACGCCACCAATCATACGTAGTTGTGTACAagaggaaaaatataaatactgttcgtttccTCACACAAACCACTTGTTTTGTGTCTTAggccatcaatgtgtacttacgatggggaattgtttaatttggagtTCTCTGTTCTACTGGAGGACCAATGtcctgctgagtttagctccagcctACCCCAATATACTTGCCTGGATGTTTCTAGTAAtgctgaagaccttgattagttgGAAAAGGTGTGTTTAACTGAGAATACCTGCTGGGGCAGGCTGGAGCTAATCTCCAGACACTCCAGGAGCAGGAACAGACACCTCTTGGACACCATTGGCCAAAGTGGTAAACTGGTGTTCTTCGTTGCAGGTTGGTCTGGAAGAGAGCCGTGCCCAGGGAGTGGCTTCCCAGATCAGCGGTGCCCTCTCTCACCTCCACTCTCTTGGCTTTGTCCATCGTGATGTCAAACCAGAGAACATCTTCCTATGTGACCGTGAGTGTCATTGGGTCAAGCTTGGTGATTTTGGCATGGTGAAGGCAGCAGGCACCAGGGTACCTTGTGTGTGGTACTGCTCCCCTTACTGCACGCCTGAGGctgaaattgcaagaaaaaatgaGGAGAGCCATTCGAGCCACTTGGGGGTGGACAGCAATGGGAACAAGCAAAAAAGGAACTCTGGAAAGACTCAAAGGACGTTGGTGTCTGTGGATCCCAGTACAGACAGCTGGGCATTAGGCATTCTAATCTACGCCATGCTCATGGGGAGCCTACCATGGTCTGAGACCATTTCAGACAACCCAGCATATAAAAGCTATCTACAATGGACCAATTGGGAAGATTCAGCATCACAAGAGAAAATGTCAGATCAGCCTGAAAACTTTAACCAGGTGGCACCGCAGTTTGCTGCGTTCACCCCTATTGCGGGTCATCTTTTTAAGTCCTTGCTCCACCCACAGTCCAGGCTTCGTGGCAGGCCAGATGAGGTGGATAGGTATTTGGGAGAAGCCTGGCTATTGGACAAGGATGTCAGTGGGTGATGCATCCCAAGGACAGGACTGAGATCACTAGGATGTCGTCATCTGGTCATTCACT includes the following:
- the il11b gene encoding interleukin-11 isoform X1, with the protein product MKLSPDSTFPLIVLMTCAELFTFVTAHSTNIPQGKQGLQMLYQDMSVLLKLVSQERDRNEMTDFEQSLTSLPLLNYRTEDLKSLEVSSTLGQLYSGIKSFKFHLDWIHQKQEEMGLDYLQTNKLDDRIQIITKLALKQIGTAPSELVYPSLSPLNTAWNLYQANVEILDKLYFFCNWYIRALRVLKHRQQ
- the il11b gene encoding interleukin-11 isoform X2 encodes the protein MTCAELFTFVTAHSTNIPQGKQGLQMLYQDMSVLLKLVSQERDRNEMTDFEQSLTSLPLLNYRTEDLKSLEVSSTLGQLYSGIKSFKFHLDWIHQKQEEMGLDYLQTNKLDDRIQIITKLALKQIGTAPSELVYPSLSPLNTAWNLYQANVEILDKLYFFCNWYIRALRVLKHRQQ
- the si:ch211-171h4.3 gene encoding serine/threonine-protein kinase SBK1, which gives rise to MTTATRLLDELCHLTAQSLEPLEPLDHFQLIKLLGEGSYGKVKLAVHKKRGTPMALKFFLRDNTSLLSFVREYNLSLAFCTHPSLTSALGIAFSTPTHYVFAQQPCLYGDLYDAIVPEVGLEESRAQGVASQISGALSHLHSLGFVHRDVKPENIFLCDRECHWVKLGDFGMVKAAGTRVPCVWYCSPYCTPEAEIARKNEESHSSHLGVDSNGNKQKRNSGKTQRTLVSVDPSTDSWALGILIYAMLMGSLPWSETISDNPAYKSYLQWTNWEDSASQEKMSDQPENFNQVAPQFAAFTPIAGHLFKSLLHPQSRLRGRPDEVDRYLGEAWLLDKDVSG